A stretch of Acidovorax sp. RAC01 DNA encodes these proteins:
- a CDS encoding NUDIX hydrolase gives MWLITPVGFFSVVQKASDVTADTLTVRARVRGDLDALREQYLPALGEVQESKTNDYRFRAVAPRADVAAAMASLVSQLKYSNFKSQVAKVQGNARAHLYHDVSDVLHRLQTEPAKYQAAPKPIQPSGPVFHPKVGEQDKHVELRKPSHPSPLTAWSDAKAIACVIPDGPMPGEINGVSALTWSAAPSSAQDWEALAATTAVPEPEFKVPAGYKKAAGVVIREPDGRVWVVAPSNGFGGYKATFPKGTMDGMSTQATALVEAYEESGLQVRLRKHLVDVKRSQSYTRYFLAERLGGNPADMGWESQAVMLVPVEQLAQVLNSPNDVPIMDALKQV, from the coding sequence ATGTGGTTAATTACGCCCGTGGGATTCTTCAGCGTCGTGCAAAAAGCCAGCGACGTTACGGCGGACACGCTGACCGTGCGGGCACGGGTGCGAGGCGATCTGGACGCCTTGCGCGAACAGTACTTGCCCGCCCTAGGCGAAGTGCAAGAAAGCAAAACCAATGACTACCGTTTTCGCGCGGTCGCCCCCCGCGCCGACGTGGCTGCTGCAATGGCGAGCCTGGTGAGCCAGTTGAAGTACAGCAACTTCAAGAGCCAGGTGGCTAAGGTTCAAGGGAATGCCCGCGCTCACTTGTACCACGACGTGTCGGATGTGCTTCACCGTCTTCAAACCGAGCCGGCCAAGTACCAAGCTGCCCCAAAACCCATCCAACCCAGCGGGCCAGTCTTCCATCCGAAGGTCGGTGAGCAGGACAAGCATGTTGAGCTCAGAAAACCCAGCCACCCCAGTCCTCTGACCGCCTGGTCGGATGCCAAGGCTATTGCCTGTGTGATTCCCGACGGACCCATGCCTGGTGAGATCAACGGCGTTTCGGCATTGACCTGGAGTGCAGCGCCATCGAGTGCACAGGATTGGGAAGCCCTTGCGGCAACGACAGCGGTGCCTGAACCCGAATTCAAAGTGCCTGCTGGGTACAAAAAAGCCGCAGGCGTGGTGATCCGTGAGCCCGACGGTCGGGTCTGGGTCGTGGCACCCAGCAATGGCTTTGGAGGCTACAAAGCGACGTTTCCCAAGGGGACCATGGATGGCATGTCCACCCAGGCCACTGCGCTGGTCGAGGCATACGAGGAGTCAGGGCTCCAGGTGCGCCTGCGTAAGCATCTGGTGGACGTCAAACGCAGTCAGAGCTACACCCGGTACTTCCTGGCAGAGCGCCTTGGTGGCAACCCCGCCGATATGGGGTGGGAATCGCAAGCGGTCATGCTGGTTCCAGTGGAACAGCTTGCACAAGTGCTTAACAGCCCGAACGATGTCCCCATCATGGATGCGCTGAAACAGGTGTGA